DNA from Peromyscus leucopus breed LL Stock chromosome 3, UCI_PerLeu_2.1, whole genome shotgun sequence:
tgccagaggttccaaatgtagaactctcaacttcctctctagtaccatgtctgcctgtgtgccaccataatttctgccatgatgataatggactaaacctctcaactttaatccagccccaattaaatggtttcctttataagagttgccatagtcatagtgtctcttcacagcagtagaaaccctagctaagacaggtGTCTTCTTCATACTACCTTTCCCTCCCATCTCACCCACTGATTCATCCTACATTGCACTTCTCCTATCTCTTCACCTTCCACTTTCTCTTCACTGCCTTTTTCTCTTAATTAATGTTCTCAAATCTGAATTATTCTAGGcaaaattcatattaaaaataaagcttgtTATATGGCTAGAGTCACTATTAATTGATGACTGACTTTATGTTATAAAGTTTTGAAGCTGGGATAAATCAATCAGTTTATTGGGGGCAGTCTGAGAATGGTGTTTATACTGGGTTGTAGCTGACCTCATCACATCGTCATAGTTCCAAACTCATTTCAATTCCTCACCCTCCTCGCCCTCTCCATTTCCGTATACTCCTTAGTGTCCTGTGCTTCCTGTCTTCCATGATCCTTGTACTTACTGGCTCATCTTCTTAAACTctattaataaatcttaaaatttgcAAGCAAAATTGTCATTGCCTAATGAATTTTACTTAATTATGTCATTAGAGTCACATGTGGCTTTAACTTTTATGTTAAATTTTTGGCAGGTAGAATATATAGGCTGCATGATTGATGTGTTCATAAATCACTCCCATCCAAAATTCTTCCCACTCACTCACTATCTTGTCCCATTCCTCATCCCCTAAGTTTTACCTGCTTACACTCCCTATTACCCTTCCCTCACAACCTGTTACTAAACTTCcaggaaatatttatattaagtACAAACTTTTTACGTCACTTACTGGAGTCAATTACTGTTAAtcaattttatgtcaactttataaaaaaaaatctagggtgtgtatgtgtgagatgtgtttgtgtgtgagtttgGGCACATacattctggggatttgaacttatgTCCTCATGATTCCAGAGTAAGGTCTTTACCCTTTCCATCATCTGTCCAGTCCCTGTGTTGATTTTTTGTTATCTTGGAGTATCCTGAGTGTTTTACTGTGTATGGCTGATGTAGCCTTTATACATTACCCATCCTAAATTCAATCTTCTCTTGCTTTTCCCCCatcttctaacttttttttttttttttttccagatagggtttccctgtgtagctttggagcctgtcctggaactcactctgtagaccaggctgtcctcaaactcagagatctgcctacctctgcctcccaagtgctgggattaaaggtgtgagccatcattgTCCGGCTGCCTCTCCCCCATCTTCCTGTGATGCCCCTACTCTGTCTCTCCAGTGAAAAGATCAATAATTTTTTCCTTACATCACTGAAGTTTATTGCTAGGTttattattacatattaatattatACTGCTGGAATATATTGGTTTTCTGGGGCATTCTGGTACGTGATTGATACTGCATTGTGTGTGACTGATATCTTCTTTATGTACCACCCCTCATCTCAGACTCGTCCCTTGCTACATATCCCATCCCCCCCTTTATGTGTATCTACCCCCCCAGCACATTCTCCACTGTCCTGCTGTCTTTTAATCCTATTGAGAAAACTGAAGTATTCAAAGGAAAttgatattaaaatgaatttaCTGTTTCATTGGTTACTATTTTTGATAGATTTATTGTTGTATGTTGTTTTTCAGATGTCATAGATTGAGTCATTCGTCCTTGGTTGTGTGATTGTCATATTGGTTATGCACCCCCATCCTCTTCCCACCGCCCACCTTTCCAATTCTCATTTTTCCCACCCCTacactcctttctctcttccacttattaattatttaaaagtatcaagttatattaatattaaatatgaagTCATTATTGATGACTATTATTAATATGTTAATAGTTTACAACTGcaatatacttatttttttggAGGTTGTGAGTATATAATTGATCTGGACTGTGATTGATGTGTTCTTTATGCCCTCATGTCTTAAAGTCACACCCAGCCCCACCTTTCCCAGCCAATCCCATCTCACTTTCtccactctcttctttctttccctcccccacctcccctcccttccccccattaTACTATCCTCTTCACTCTAATCAATAAGCCTCAACTATTCTAAGTAATATTGAGACTAGAGATAAAAATTTATTATGTCACAGGAGAAACTATGATGTTTTTGTTACTCATGCTTGATAATGTATAATAATCCCAATCACTTAAAATTCTGGGGTATTCTGGGTATATCTTGATCCTGGGTTGTGCGATTGACATTTTCTTGACTATAACGACCCTCTCCTCAACTCACCCCATTCTTGATCTTCTCTCATTACTTCACtactctcccccactctcctcagTGTCCCTCCATCTCCACTCTATTCCATTTAATAGTGTTTTATGATTACCAATTCACTATTAATTGCTGGCCTCATTATATCTGCTAATATTTTGCAGCTTGAATACAGTTGATGATCCCTTGGGTGTTCCCAGCATGTAAGTGATAGTGAGTTATGTGATTGATATTCTTTATGCACCATCCCCATCCAAAACCACACCCAACCCcaatctctcttcttcccctttaaTCTCCCTCATTCACCCTTTCCCCTGCCCCCAAATgttcccctatcctccctccctctccatttattttgtgtggggagggaggaacaCCACTGTCCGGCTCTGAGcttatggaggtcaaaggtcaacttgTAGTCACTGGTCTTCTCCTTCCACCTCGAGAGTTCCAGAGATCCAATTCAGGTTgtttggcttggcagcaaggaccTTTATCAGCAGATCCATCTTACCGGCCCCCCAATTCCACTTAAATAAGTAAATCCTAATTATTTCAAATACTATTAGTACTGAGGTTTACTGTGTCTATGGACTATTATTTGATGACTTTATTACTATGGATACTAATGTTTTGCATCTAGAACACATTAGTTGATTTCTTGGGTTATTCTGGGCATATCATTGCTACAGAGTTGTGTGTGCATGACTGATGTGTTCCCTGTATACCACCCCTCTGTTTATACACCACCCCTTCCTACTGGATTACTAACCCTACACCTTTACTCTTCCTTcagttcctcctcccccaccccaatgaACAAATCTCAAGAACTCCAATCATATTGAATTACACCAGTGTTATGTCACTGGAGTTATCATTAATTGGTGGGTTTATATGTTAGCCTTTTGCGGCTAGAATATATTTATCTCCTGGGGTATTCTTTGTGTATTATTAGACCCTGTGATTGGTGCATTCTTCATACAAAACCCCATCCCAAATTGATTCAACTTGTACCCCtcttgcccccacctcccatcgCCCACTCTGCCTTGTGATCCtattccccccaccccgccacttGTAAATCTCAGCCCACTCTGCCTTGTGATCCTATTCCCCCCCACCCGCCACTTGTAAATCTCAGCCCACTCTGCTTTGTGATCCTAtttgcccacccccacccctgccacttGTAAATCTCAGCCGTTCCAAGAAATACTAAGGTTGTTGTGTTTCTGTAATCACTATCAATTGCTTGCTTCCTTACATATGCATTTTATAAGTGGAATAAATTGGTTTCCTGTGGTAGTCTGGGATTATCATTGATAAGAGTCTATGTGATTGGTGTGTTGCGTACCACCATGTAAACCTTAACCTTCCTGCTCCATCTTCCATTCTTCTTCCCTTtcattctcccaggtccctccCTCTATGATATATTAATAAATCTCAAGTATTTCTagtcatacatgcatacatgattATGTCATTGGAGTTGCTGTGAGGTGATTACTTTATTTGGCTAATGTCACAGCTGGAATGAATTAGTTGATATCCTGGGGTATTCTGGGTATATCACTGATGATGAACTGTGTGACTGGTATGTTGTTTATAtgccacccccatccccaactttttccccaaccccccaccccccaccctctcttTTCCCATTTGacccctccccaaccccttcaCTTCCTAGCTCCCACCTCTGTCACTTGGACCCATCCACCACTCCTCCCTCCATTCTTGATGATGGCGGGCGCTGAAATGATCAGGACACAATTTGCCTTAACCACTAAGtctttattgaatttttattgtAACATCAATACAGAGAAATATAGTAAAGCGATTACAGTAATATTGTGTGAGGGGTGGGattgggaaggggaagggaagaaggggtgggttagggaggggaggggaggggaggagggctaCTGACAGGGAAAGAACAAGCACTTTTATTCATCACAGTCTTACAAGTTCCATGAATATTTATCATTCAGCATTACAAGTTTTATTCCAACAACAGATTCTCAAATGATACCTATCATCTGGTAACTCTCAAGATGTTACTCACAATCTACCCCTGGAGTTAATTCCTATGGCCTTTATTAGATTCATCTAATCAGCTTTGAACTTTCACTAGAATGTTATCCATGTCCAATTCACTTACAAATGTTGATTTCCCTGTAGTTCCCTCTGAGCAGAATCTTAAAGGTATAATTGTAGGGAGGGGTAAGAGTGACAAATAAGTACACGTGTCCACTTGTTGTTGTATCTTATCTTATCCTATCTTATCTTATCCTATCTTATCTTATCCTAACTTATCCTAACTTATCTTATCCTAACTTATCTTATCCTAACTTATCTTATCCTAACTTATCCTAACTTACCCACCCACCTAAAATTACTTAATAGTCCCTCCCAACCCCAAATTCTTAATGATTATGTATCCCCAATTACTTAACtgtctatagaaaaaaaaaaaaagaaaaacaatgcaatGTTCAAAACCAACTCAGAAATGTTCTACAATCTGAAACAATCAAAAGCGTCCATTCCATTCAGATGCGTGTTCCCTCTCCAGCTGAATATGTAGCATGGTTCCTGCAGACTCTTCTCTTCCGCAGGTGGTCCTTCATGACTTCTCAGGCCTCTCCAACAGGGTGCTCTCTGTTGCCAATCTCGGTACTGTGTGGGATGCGGGATGTCAATGACGTGTGACAGCCAGATCAGTTCAGGAGTCCAAGAGGTACCTGCAGACTTAAACACAACTCTGGACTGCACCATACAGATGCCCATGTCAAATCAGTATCTCAGCCAAATGCCTCCTGGTTCAAACTAAACTGACCCTTCACGATGACCTTCATGACCAGCAATAGGAACTCTAACATCCCCTTCatcattaattaatgaaaaataaaaatttgggcCCACAGCCAATTAGTCAATTTTGTCTGCTGTATGCTCCTCCTTTTCCAACTTAGCTTCCCTTcctaataaatgaataaaggcaTTTTTGTTGGAAAtgccaaataaaagaaaaaaaggaacaattaCTGTAAATTTGATcaacagaagcaaaataaaaggaaacttaACAACTTAACTAAGTAAAAGGAAACTTAACAacctaagaaaataaaaggaaacttaACAAAATTTCAGTATTATAGAGTAAATTGAAGATTACTTATCCTTAATGCCTAACATCTATAGATAGTATATACTGGAATAGAGCATAGAACACACTGCTGAAAAGTCATTGGCAAGCTTCGAAAAACACTCCAATGTGTGTCAGGGATGTTGTCTGTGAGCTGTGAACCCACACCAGCATGCTCTCCCTGACTGTCGTGGTCACCTTCCAAATGTTTGCTTGCACTAGCAGCTAATGTCCGTGTGTCTATGCCAGGGCTGCAGATGATGACCCATTTCTAGGCACTCTGCAGCTTGAAGATCAAATCAATTAAAATGGATGAAGGATGGAACTGAGTTCTGAGGTAAACTGAAGTGACGCTTCACAAAAATCAGAAGCACAAATGCACCATTTAAAAGTAATTACTGTAAAACACAATGATTGACAAGCTTTCTGATCCAATTGAACAAGAATCAATAGCCAATTAGGTTTCTTCTTAGAGTTTGTATAGTTTGTGAATTTTAAAGGCCCAATTGATAGAATTTTCTGAAAGCACAGTCAATACTTGAGAATaacatacttaaaaaaacaacaactactaAACTAAGCATGCAAGGGTAAGGGTGAGAGGATGATGATGCAAAAGGGAACTTcaccatgaagaaaaaaaaaaaaagtgtcccacTGCTCAAACTGTGTTTGGCCCTGGAGACTGGGCTGGAACATGCGCTCCTTCAGGCCTGCCTCTTTCATCTCCTCGCATGGAAGCAAAATGGAGtctcagcaggcaggcaggggccTGACAGATCATGCAGCAGGGTTAATGGCAGTGGtagaaaatcacacacaaagaGTTAAGACAAATAGTTCAAGGGCGGTGCAGCAGGAGAATCACGGAAGCCTTTCCATACTGCACCAGAAAGTTCGGCTTCCTTCATAAGGCGCTCTAGGGTATGGGCAAGTCGTGTCCTGTTCCTCCtactcctcttcttctccccctctAAGAAATCAGTTTGTCCTGTGTCAGCCCTGTGTGCCTTTCTTTGTGCCTCAGGTGGCCTGAAGATCCAGCAGCACACAGTCACTGAGAAGCTGCACAGGACGAATTTGAGGGTAGAGACTCCAAGGGACACGACAGGTTATTTACAAGGAACTGTAAGATGGAGGtggtggaggcggcggcggcggcggtggcggcggcggctgcggggGTGGATACTGAGGTACCGGATGAATGTGATGGTGGTGCCAATGTGGGCACCAGGTGATCACAACAGGTACGAGGATCATTCTCCCGTGTATATCTCGCCCCACTGGGTACCATGCAAATGTCACATGATGACCTGCGAGGGTAGCATAGGCAGGAATCGGGTGGTATCCAGGAATATGAGGGACAAATTCACCGTAGCTTGCCAGGTGTGCGTGGTCCCCCAAGTTTGGAAGAGTCATGCGGTGGTACTGGTTTTGGATCATGCAGTTGTGTTGCGGAGCCGCGCCGTGGTGTTGCGCCGCGCCGTTGTCGTCGTCGTCTTCTTCTTCGTCGTCGTCGTGTTGGGTTGCACTGTCATGTTGGGCTGCGCTGTTGTGCTGAGCCGCGCAGCTCTGGTGTTGAGCTCTGCAATTGTTGTAGGTGACTTGGAGTTTCCACCCTCTCTTCACTTGCAGGACCTGGGCTCCATTGGGAGCGACGGTGGGAGTCATGAGGCCATTCTTCACGTTCCGGTCCACGAATTCTCGCAGGGCAGCCATTTCAGGTTCAGACAATGAGTACACGTGTCCGCTGGGGATGCTGTGCGCTCCAGGGATCATCTCGATGTGGGGGTCAACCAGCCGGTGACCAGGGTAGACATGCTCATCCACAGGCGTGTACACGTTATGGACATAGTAATACCTCACCGGGTAGAGGACGTGGAAAACTCGGTATCCATCGGTGTGGTAGAAGaaaggtgggtgtggtgggtaGATTACTGGCAGCAGCACAGCAGGAGGGATCTGAGAGTACATCCGGCATCGAAATCGGCAGTAATCAGAGTTGAAGACAATGGAGCGCGTGCTCCAGGTAATATGAGGGTCGTGTGTACTCAGCCAACGAACTCCCAGTACAATCGGAAAGAACGGAGACTGAGTCACATCgaaagacagtatttctctgtggtCACCCAGGTCCACAATCAGGTGGTGCGTTTCCAGAACAATTGGGCCCGAGGCTATAGGATGCCCATCAATCGCTTCCACCATGATTGGCCATTCTTTGATTCTCAGAGGAATCCCATGTTGGATGACGTAGTCTTGATCGATGAAGTTTCCTGATGCTCCAGAATCAATCATAGCCCGGACAAACAGGGTATGTCTCCCCGGGATATGGATCTGGAGCATCACTTGAAAGTGGGTCGTCACAGCCTCGGGGGGTGGGGACCTTGTACGCTGCGGCCCGGTCGCTGAAGGTCCCTCTACAGCGGGGCCGGGGAGTTTCCCTGCGGCGCATTCTTGGAGGCCTTCGCAGGACAGTTATCCGCGTAGTGGCCTCCGCTGCCGCAATACAGGCATAAGTTCAGTTTGCGccgtctttctttttcttcctgggaCAGGCGCATGCGGGCGCCGCCCACAGGCTCAGTGGGATCGGTCTGCTGGGCTTGAGCTGTGGCTCCCTCCACGGACGAGGCGGCTCCGGCCTGGCCTTCgtcatcatcttcatcttcagtGTCGTCATAAAAGTCACCgtcagcggcggcggcggcggcggcggcggcggcggcggcagcggcggcggcggcggcggcatcaCGGGCCATTCTTCTCTCGATGTAAATGCAGAGGTTGATCAGCTCGGTCAGGGTGTCTGGGATCTCCTCGTGGGCGAGCTCCTCATGCATGGCGTCGCTGAGGCCTTCGAGGAACTGGTCGATGAGAGCAGGCTCAGCccagtccagctccagggcaagCATGTGGAATTCGTTGCCGTAGTCGGCCACAGAGTCCGGGCCCTGGCGCAGACGTCTGATCCGGCGCTTGGCAGCTTCACGCCTCTGAGGGTCTTCAAAGACGAGCTTCAGCTCCAGCATAAAGGCCTCGAAGTTGTTCATCAGGTAAGTGTATCTGTCCAGCTTGGCAGTAGCCCAGCGGGCGGCGCGGCCGATCAGCATGCTTGTCACGAAGCACACGCGGCTTCGATCATCGGCCATAGCTCTGGTGCCCTTTTCCAAGAAGGCCCGGCACTGGGACAGGAACTGGTTCAGCATTTCGGCGTTGCCATCGAACTTGAAGGGGAGGTCGTCGAGGCAGTCGTCGCCGAACAGCAGTGCTGGGGTAGGAGCCGCGGTGGCGCCCTggagctcttcttcttcttcgccCTCTTCGGGCACCTGGATCTGAACTTGCTCAGGCTCGGGCtcgggctcctcctcctcctggggcaGGTAGCGCAGTCTGTTGTTGGCCGACGGGAGCCAGTACACGTGGTACTGGCGGCGGCGGTTCTCCCACTGGTCCTCGCCGTTGCCATTGTCTCCATTGTGCTgtgcgcggcggcggcggcggcggcccaggATGGACACGGGGCTGCTgggtctgttgttgttgttgttgtcgttggggggagggggggggggagggggcgggcagTCGGAGCCACCTGCCGCAGCCATGGTGGCGGGAGGGGACCTCCCAGGTGTTGCTTCACTCTGGGGAGGAAGCCCAGGACCCTGGGCCCCTCGTGCTCGGCGTCTCCTCCTGTTCCTGTAAATGACAACAAAAGCATACACTCaacatacacattcacagcagTCTCTATAAACAAGggtttaatttttcaaatatccCTTGATAATTATCAGTTGATAATTAGTCGACAACACACGCCCTCCAAAGAGGATGAAGTAATCCTTCACGAAATAATCAAAAGCACACTACTTCTTGATGTCCAGACATCCAAATGACCCTTCtcctaaaaaaaaagtcacctgcTCCTTATAATTACATGACCTTCATCAACAGCACCCTCACCTTCATAAACTATAAAGGAAAGGGGATAATAGTAAACAAGTCCTTTTGTATTGGAGGGTCCAAGTCAAAGATAAATAGGAAATGAATTATGCAAAATAACTTCTAAATTATGCAAAATGATCCCAACACCATCCGTTTTACTAATAAGGATGTTagggaaaagtaactaatacgtAATCAATAAGAAAGGACACACACAAGAGGTGGGTATTAGAACCAGTGTGTGTACTCATCAGCTCTGAAAAACATCAAGTAGACTTGGCCACATGTCACAACAGAGGTCACCCTTAACATTAAAGGTCTAATTATCAAGTCAAACAACCAACCACTATCCCAAAGCCAAGACTGTCTAATTGCTTTTGTGACCACAAGTTAACTTCCTCAGAATCCTCTCTGGGGCAGAAATGGCATTGAACAGTACATGGGGATGTCAGTTTACCTTATTAGgcaatcattaaacaaatattaattgatGCCTCCTAGGAAGAAATGGGCTATACAATAGGACATCTTTTTTAATGATGCCTGAAAATAGTACAATTCAAATTTGTTGTTCCTTAATTAAATAAACCACTGAATTATAACAATTAACTGATTATTAATAAGgttgttaattaaaaaacaaaacaaaaagggccCACCCAAGGGCTTGTAAAATGAAGGTGGGATGGGCCTGGACTCCAAGGTAAGCGGATGGggcagggcggggtggggggtggggtggggtgggggggaggggtttaaatgttttcattatgagTGCAGTGATAACTATAGCACAGTATCTGCCTGTGTACTTCCTAAAAAAGGGTTAAATGCAATCAGAGTAATTAATAATCATGTATTTGTAAGGCTCTCAAATCTCAAATTTGGAAAATTCAAATAATTGTAGTAAAGAATAAGACATTAAAGTTTTACAAACTTTGTAATTGGACAGTCtagtaaactttttaaaaagtttaactaagtttattaaagttaaaaaaacttttaaaaagtttggaCTTACAAACAACTTCTAAGTTTAAAGGTTAAaacttaaagttttaaaaaactttGTAATTGGACAGTCtatcaaactttttaaaaagtttaagttTACTGgagtttaaaaaacttttttttaaaagtttgaactTACTAACAACTTTTGAGTTTAAAGCTTAAAACTTTAGAAAGTTTTAAAGTTCTGTTTTTGAAAGTTTAAACTTTCAAAAAGTTTAAAACTTATTAATAGTTacaaacttttaatttaaaaagttcaaTAAAAGTTTAAGGACATAAAGTTTAAAACTTTTGaacaaacaaaagtttaaaaataagttgTTCTTCTCTGACCAATCAAGGCACAAATGGACCCTCATTAAattccatgaaacaaaaaaagataaaaatttgttAATTAGAAAATTAGATGGAAAGCAGCTAATATTTCAATcaacagacttttaaaaaatggaggaaaaCTGTCATCCCACATGGCACCTGTTCATTACCCTTGTCCAATCCCCCTGCTttactaccccccacccccacctcccacccccaccccaccccttcatccccaccccaccccctaccccgcCCATCTTTTAGGCCCCTCCCTTGCCATAACCTCCTGCAGCCAGCCATTTCCCTTTACTGTTCCTGTGGCCTCTCCCATGAGGAGAGCACACAAGGTTCTTAAAGGGCATGGACTAGTGTGCCATTTTAATAGTTTTAACACTTCTTCTTAATCACTTTAATAACAGGCTACCAAAGCTAACAATAACTGATAATAgtcaagttttaaaaagttagaaGATGCCTTGACTTCTTTAAAGACAAGTGTACTGGTAACAAAGACCATAGTCAAAACAatgcaatattttttaattaaattgttttaatctctcattaaaaatcaattaataagCACTAGTCAGATGACTAAAGTGTGACTTCTGTCATCTAGAAAATAatcatttcaaaacagaaattaaaaacttccttaaaATGGTCTCAGCATGGCTTGGTGCAGTCTGACCCAGGTCAGGAAGGTACACAATCTATCAGGGTGGGCTTTACTGAAGCCAGGTCTGGTGGGCAGTAACACCTATAAAAGGCAATTACAGGACAGGAATTGCATTAGGAAATGAGTAATCAATACACTGTTTGTATtgatattttataaacaatataatattttgcaataaataagataatttagagactggagttaaggaaatgggggtggggctgtGCCCATGTAAGTTGGGGAAGTGTGCCCCTCCCACCTGGATTTTCaggggtttgcttttgttttttaataagacagtACTGATTAAACACATTAAAGGCCCCATGTGGCCTGTGAGGTCACCATTTTAAGATTTGTGACCACAATTGATGAGAGGTAAGAAGCATGTGGACTTCCTTTTAATTTGACTTAAAACTGTGGCTCCCCCATTTCCCCTCTtaagggggggggcggggattaGGAGTGGGGGTTGCTGAGAGCTCCCATTCCTGAAAACTGAAAGGTCACACTGCATAAGCCAAGCTACCTGAGGTGCCATCTTCATAGGATAAATAAGTACATCTGATTAATTATTAACTCTTAACAATGACTTCTTCAAACCTCTTTTTTAATTCCCCCAATACATCAAAGgacaataatagtaaataaaatcatataaagTGTCTCATTAGGAAATGAAACACAATTAAGCAACTTAGTtgctttaaatgtttaaatgtccTTTTCTTAGTATCATATGAATTATGTGAAATGCAAATTctaatttgcatatatttatttccAATGGTTTGAACCTctttaatatgcaaataaaattcccaaagcaaagcaaatttcAAGCTGTAATTATAAGCACCTATTTCCCATGGACAGTTATACTTTAGGGGAGGGGCACTAAGAAGGTGAGAGTTTTGGGGTGGGGAGCAAGAGTCCCCACCATTTCTCCCCCTTAAAACATCCTGGCTCATAGTTTGTAATGTATggaaccagttttttttttttttttaatttcttcattaattAAGAGATTTCTATTTGGCTTTTCTGTAAATTACAGATGTTTAATTAAGCCAGTTGAAACAATCTATGTTTTGCAATGTAACCACTCTGTGACAtcacacaaattttaaatgtcaatatGTAGCATTAATAATCCACTTGTCCCAAATTTAAACTAGCTTTTTATGAAAAAAGCTAATTACTTGGGACAGCAAATAATTAGCTTTTTATGAAAAAAGCTAATTACTTGGAATAACAAATAATTAGCTTTTTATGAAAAAAGCTAATTACTTGGAATAACAAATAATTAGCTTTTTATGAAAAAAGCTAATTATTTGGAAACTATAATTTTGTTTCACATTATAATTACAGCTTACTTTGCTGGAGTtcaaaaatacacttaaaaaacagttttaaatgtaAGAGAGAGGTGGGCAACAACCCAGCTCAGGCCAACAACCCAGCTCAGGCCAACAACCCAGCTCAGGCCAGTAAAGCACCACAGGAGAAAGGACCACAAACCCAAAAAAGCCTGAAGGCCAGCAGCAAGACAATGAACACTTTACTCTGGCCAAGAGCACACCTTTAATGAATGCCTACTAAGTGTCAAGCACCACTTATTATA
Protein-coding regions in this window:
- the Peg10 gene encoding LOW QUALITY PROTEIN: retrotransposon-derived protein PEG10 (The sequence of the model RefSeq protein was modified relative to this genomic sequence to represent the inferred CDS: inserted 1 base in 1 codon), with the protein product MAAAGGSDCPPPPPPPPPNDNNNNNRPSSPVSILGRRRRRRAQHNGDNGNGEDQWENRRRQYHVYWLPSANNRLRYLPQEEEEPEPEPEQVQIQVPEEGEEEEELQGATAAPTPALLFGDDCLDDLPFKFDGNAEMLNQFLSQCRAFLEKGTRAMADDRSRVCFVTSMLIGRAARWATAKLDRYTYLMNNFEAFMLELKLVFEDPQRREAAKRRIRRLRQGPDSVADYGNEFHMLALELDWAEPALIDQFLEGLSDAMHEELAHEEIPDTLTELINLCIYIERRMARDAAAAAAAAAAAAAAAAAAADGDFYDDTEDEDDDEGQAGAASSVEGATAQAQQTDPTEPVGGARMRLSQEEKERRRKLNLCLYCGSGGHYADNCPAKASKNAPXGKLPGPAVEGPSATGPQRTRSPPPEAVTTHFQVMLQIHIPGRHTLFVRAMIDSGASGNFIDQDYVIQHGIPLRIKEWPIMVEAIDGHPIASGPIVLETHHLIVDLGDHREILSFDVTQSPFFPIVLGVRWLSTHDPHITWSTRSIVFNSDYCRFRCRMYSQIPPAVLLPVIYPPHPPFFYHTDGYRVFHVLYPVRYYYVHNVYTPVDEHVYPGHRLVDPHIEMIPGAHSIPSGHVYSLSEPEMAALREFVDRNVKNGLMTPTVAPNGAQVLQVKRGWKLQVTYNNCRAQHQSCAAQHNSAAQHDSATQHDDDEEEDDDDNGAAQHHGAAPQHNCMIQNQYHRMTLPNLGDHAHLASYGEFVPHIPGYHPIPAYATLAGHHVTFAWYPVGRDIHGRMILVPVVITWCPHWHHHHIHPVPQYPPPQPPPPPPPPPPPPPPSYSSL